Proteins found in one Anopheles aquasalis chromosome 3, idAnoAquaMG_Q_19, whole genome shotgun sequence genomic segment:
- the LOC126575074 gene encoding queuosine salvage protein, which yields MLSARFLTALNRRLPPRLLQGSALRCAPLTGRSVPVPCSCVPSFPFTTMTAASALLPAESAELIVKNAQYVKVHPEAIEKLADRVIEGIQKKEINVDNFSQHQHHPSATDTHAANWIFLIDTLNFCFWTPGKDATKWKVDGETGYFALCAAINRAMREGIDITNPGYYSSITLEQLEKILRSDDEPSTKAPLLEERVRCLHEVGHVLVEKYEGKFENFVRGCNGCARTLLQRIVAEFPCFRDEAILKHEDGETRVSFYKRAQILVGDLWSCFRGEGLGRFEDLDAITMFADYRVPQVLVHFSTMSYDDRLMGVLREDTLLQNGCREEIEIRGASIYIVEQLKRLTREKLVAKHPDIAPSCVNAILLDHFLWDYRRKHAKELEYIPFHKTISVYY from the coding sequence ATGCTGAGCGCGCGCTTTTTAACCGCGCTTAACCGCCGCTTACCTCCAAGGCTGCTGCAAGGATCTGCATTACGTTGCGCTCCGCTGACCGGTCGATCCGTTCCTGTACCCTGTTCCTGTGTTCCGTCGTTTCCGTTCACTACGATGACTGCTGCTTCAGCGCTGCTGCCGGCCGAATCGGCCGAGCTGATAGTGAAGAACGCCCAGTACGTGAAGGTGCACCCGGAAGCGATCGAAAAGCTGGCCGATCGCGTTATCGAGGGCATccagaagaaggaaatcaaCGTGGACAACTTCtcgcaacatcagcaccaccctTCGGCGACCGATACGCACGCCGCGAACTGGATTTTCCTGATCGATACCCTTAACTTCTGCTTCTGGACACCGGGCAAGGATGCTACCAAGTGGAAGGTGGACGGTGAAACGGGATACTTTGCGCTGTGTGCCGCCATCAATCGCGCAATGCGTGAAGGCATCGATATCACGAACCCAGGCTACTACTCCTCCATCacgctcgagcagctcgagaaGATCCTCCGTTCCGACGATGAACCATCAACAAAGGCACCTTTGCTCGAGGAGCGAGTACGCTGCTTGCACGAAGTAGGCCACGTGTTGGTTGAAAAGTATGAAGGCAAGTTTGAAAACTTCGTCCGGGGATGTAACGGTTGCGCACGGACACTGTTGCAGCGGATCGTGGCCGAATTTCCATGCTTCCGCGATGAGGCCATCCTGAAGCATGAGGACGGTGAGACACGTGTTTCGTTCTACAAGCGTGCCCAGATCCTGGTCGGTGATTTGTGGTCCTGCTTCCGTGGCGAAGGATTGGGAAGATTCGAGGATCTCGATGCGATTACCATGTTCGCTGACTATCGCGTACCGCAGGTCCTCGTCCACTTCAGTACCATGTCCTACGATGACCGGTTGATGGGTGTGCTGAGGGAGGACACGCTGCTACAGAACGGGTGTCGCGAGGAAATCGAAATTCGGGGCGCTTCCATCTATATCGTCGAACAGCTGAAGCGCCTCACTCGGGAGAAACTGGTCGCTAAGCATCCGGATATTGCACCATCCTGTGTGAACGCCATCCTGTTGGACCACTTCCTGTGGGACTATCGCCGTAAGCACGCCAAGGAACTTGAGTACATCCCGTTCCACAAGACGATCAGTGTGTACTACTGA
- the LOC126575076 gene encoding uncharacterized protein LOC126575076: protein MFHHRHIQGLASLARSFSRIALVERSASLPSSSQLPVFSARETNRSSVHRRIVELQAASLRSHTSNLEIGYRPDPLLPLKEIIDIPLVSRIIENPVSRPTTGSGTVIGDNLSIIPTLDLPTGIVPQGDNGKQAARLIVIRRRKMRKHKLKKLRKRMKFEWLKVRQRRELKKEKLFQAELLAQIKEAEKFSAEAYVADKLRRSTEVPIPRFWKGKRLPQFLIKQKLGIE, encoded by the exons ATGTTCCACCACCGGCATATTCAGG GCCTCGCGTCGCTCGCCCGCAGCTTTAGCCGAATCGCGCTGGTAGAACGTTCTGCGAGTCTGCCGTCCTCGTCGCAGTTGCCGGTGTTTAGCGCCCGCGAGACAAATCGATCGAGTGTGCATCGAAGGATCGTGGAACTGCAAGCTGCCTCGCTCCGATCACACACCTCGAACCTCGAGATCGGATACCGACCGGatccgctgctgccactcaaAGAAATCATCGATATTCCGCTGGTTTCGCGAATCATCGAGAACCCCGTGTCACGACCGACGACCGGCAGTGGCACGGTGATCGGGGACAACCTATCCATTATTCCGACGCTCGATCTCCCGACGGGAATCGTGCCACAGGGCGATAATGGCAAGCAGGCGGCACGGTTGATCGTGATCCGGAGGCGCAAAATGCGAAAGCATAAGTTAAAGAAGCTGCGCAAACGAATGAAGTTCGAGTGGCTAAAG GTTCGTCAGCGGCGTGAgctgaagaaagaaaaactgttCCAGGCGGAGCTGCTTGCACAGATCAAGGAGGCGGAAAAGTTCTCCGCGGAGGCGTACGTTGCCGATAAGCTGCGCCGTTCCACCGAAGTTCCGATACCGCGGTTCTGGAAGGGTAAACGGTTGCCCCAGTTTCTTATTAAGCAAAAGCTAGGCATCGAGTAG